One window of Helicobacter sp. MIT 99-5507 genomic DNA carries:
- the alaS gene encoding alanine--tRNA ligase codes for MDVRDKFLKFFENKGHKIYSSMPLVPDDPSLLFTNAGMVQFKDIFTGKIPAPKNKRATSSQLCIRAGGKHNDLENVGYTARHHTLFEMLGNFSFGDYFKEDAISFAFEFITKELKFDTKKIYVSVHESDDEAFAIWEKYLPKEKIKRFGDKDNFWQMGDIGPCGPCSEIYIDQGEENFNSKEDYFGGEGDRFLEIWNLVFMQYERDKDGTLHPLPKPSIDTGMGLERIVALLEGKTNNFDTSLFMPLINKSVEITNKPYNDKFKASHRVIADHSRSIAFLLAQGVNFDKEGRGYVLRRILRRAVRHGYLLGLKKPFLYEIIGMVCDNLAYHYSYLADKKTYIQDQCKAEEERFFQTIESGMEIFKKELEKTKDIFSGKIAFKLYDTYGFPLDLTQDMLREKNIQIDINTFEQYMNEQKTRARDAWKGSGDEIKNGDFASILEEFGENKFIGYDTNKAKCKILALLDINYKRVDKLEGDGYIFLDETPLYPEGGGPIGDNGEIYKNDKKIGEIIYTKKYFGLNISEVSIKSQIKINDEIEILVDKNRFEIAKHHSATHLLHASLRKILGLHISQAGSLVESNRLRFDITHPKPISKKELELIEFEVNRIINLGLETKIELLPINEAKAKGAMALFGEKYGDIVRVISFGDESCELCGGIHISNTANIGNFYITKESGISSGVRRIEAVCGLAGYNYTKENIEILNNAKELLKQNDIILGINKLKDSIHKLKDLKNKTDDGVGLKSLNFEMIKNTKLIVAEVGESINIKKAIDEAKKDNDSVAIFLISNDDGKINIGCGVKNINNLKANEWIKEISKIIGGGGGGRDDFATAGGKYVDKIIESLKKAKEYALSKI; via the coding sequence ATTGATGTAAGAGACAAATTTTTAAAATTTTTTGAAAACAAAGGGCATAAGATTTATAGTAGTATGCCACTTGTTCCTGATGACCCTAGCTTATTATTTACAAATGCTGGAATGGTGCAATTTAAAGATATTTTTACAGGCAAGATTCCAGCCCCAAAAAACAAAAGAGCTACAAGCTCGCAGTTATGCATTCGCGCAGGTGGAAAACATAATGATTTAGAAAATGTAGGATATACAGCAAGGCATCATACTCTTTTTGAAATGCTTGGAAATTTTTCATTTGGTGATTATTTTAAAGAAGATGCGATTTCTTTTGCATTTGAATTTATCACAAAAGAGCTTAAATTTGATACTAAAAAAATATATGTAAGCGTCCATGAAAGTGATGATGAAGCATTTGCTATATGGGAAAAATATCTACCAAAAGAGAAAATTAAAAGATTTGGAGATAAAGATAATTTTTGGCAAATGGGAGATATCGGACCTTGTGGTCCTTGTAGTGAAATATACATAGACCAAGGGGAAGAAAATTTTAACTCAAAAGAAGACTATTTTGGCGGTGAAGGAGATAGATTTTTAGAGATTTGGAATCTTGTATTTATGCAATATGAAAGAGATAAAGATGGCACTCTACATCCTCTACCAAAGCCAAGTATTGATACAGGAATGGGATTAGAGCGGATTGTTGCATTACTTGAGGGAAAAACTAATAATTTTGATACAAGTCTATTTATGCCACTTATAAACAAAAGTGTAGAAATCACAAATAAACCATATAATGACAAATTCAAAGCTTCACATAGAGTCATAGCTGACCATTCAAGAAGTATTGCTTTTCTTTTAGCACAAGGTGTAAATTTTGATAAAGAAGGGCGAGGATATGTTCTTAGGAGAATCTTGCGTCGTGCTGTGCGACACGGATATTTACTTGGTTTAAAAAAGCCGTTTTTATACGAAATCATTGGCATGGTTTGTGATAATCTAGCTTATCATTACTCATATCTAGCTGACAAAAAAACTTATATTCAAGATCAATGCAAAGCAGAAGAAGAGCGATTTTTTCAAACAATAGAATCTGGAATGGAAATATTCAAAAAAGAATTAGAAAAAACAAAAGACATCTTTAGTGGCAAAATAGCTTTTAAACTTTATGATACATATGGATTCCCACTTGATTTAACACAAGATATGCTAAGAGAAAAAAATATACAAATCGATATTAATACCTTTGAGCAATACATGAATGAACAAAAAACTCGTGCAAGAGACGCATGGAAAGGAAGTGGCGATGAAATTAAAAATGGTGATTTTGCTAGCATACTAGAGGAATTTGGCGAAAATAAATTCATAGGATATGACACAAACAAAGCAAAATGCAAGATTCTAGCCCTACTTGATATTAATTATAAAAGAGTTGATAAATTAGAAGGTGATGGATATATATTTTTGGATGAAACCCCGCTTTATCCAGAAGGTGGGGGACCAATTGGTGATAATGGGGAAATATATAAAAATGATAAAAAAATAGGTGAAATAATCTATACAAAAAAATATTTTGGATTAAATATTAGTGAAGTTAGCATAAAATCTCAAATAAAAATAAATGATGAAATAGAGATTCTAGTAGATAAAAATAGATTTGAGATTGCAAAACATCATAGTGCTACACATTTACTACATGCAAGCCTAAGGAAGATTCTAGGCTTACATATTAGTCAAGCTGGAAGCTTAGTAGAATCAAATAGGCTTAGATTTGATATTACTCATCCAAAACCAATATCAAAAAAAGAGCTAGAATTAATTGAATTTGAAGTAAATAGGATAATAAATCTTGGCTTAGAAACAAAAATAGAACTCTTGCCGATTAATGAAGCAAAAGCAAAAGGTGCTATGGCATTATTTGGTGAAAAATATGGGGATATAGTTAGAGTTATTAGCTTTGGAGACGAAAGCTGTGAATTATGCGGAGGCATACACATTAGTAATACAGCCAATATTGGCAATTTTTATATCACAAAAGAAAGCGGAATCTCAAGTGGTGTGCGAAGAATTGAGGCAGTATGTGGGCTTGCTGGATATAATTATACAAAAGAAAATATAGAGATTTTAAATAATGCAAAAGAGTTATTAAAGCAAAACGACATTATTCTTGGGATTAATAAACTAAAAGATTCTATACATAAATTAAAAGATTTGAAAAATAAGACTGATGATGGTGTAGGGCTAAAAAGTTTAAATTTTGAAATGATAAAAAACACCAAGTTAATAGTCGCGGAAGTAGGAGAATCTATCAATATTAAAAAAGCAATTGATGAAGCAAAAAAAGATAATGATAGTGTAGCCATATTTTTAATTTCAAATGATGATGGCAAAATAAATATTGGCTGTGGCGTGAAAAATATAAATAATTTAAAAGCAAATGAATGGATAAAAGAAATCTCTAAAATCATTGGTGGCGGCGGAGGCGGAAGAGATGATTTTGCCACAGCTGGTGGAAAATATGTAGATAAAATCATAGAATCTCTAAAAAAAGCAAAAGAATATGCACTTTCAAAGATATAA
- the ccoS gene encoding cbb3-type cytochrome oxidase assembly protein CcoS, with product MDNGIIAIMLGVSLIMGLLGLIAFLWGLRSGQFDDENKFTQGILMDSVDELNEAYKNTNKKERNGK from the coding sequence TTGGATAATGGAATAATTGCAATTATGCTTGGCGTATCACTTATAATGGGACTTCTAGGACTCATCGCATTTCTTTGGGGGCTTAGAAGCGGACAATTTGATGATGAAAATAAATTTACACAAGGAATCCTAATGGATAGTGTAGATGAACTAAATGAAGCATACAAAAATACCAATAAAAAGGAAAGAAATGGAAAATAA
- a CDS encoding NAD(P)-binding domain-containing protein, whose amino-acid sequence MENKIYNIAIVGGGPGGIAAAVESVILKIDDVILLEKGENHSTTIRKFYKDKKRVDKDYKGVKVDLGGNIRFMDGTKESTLDLFDEMLSKNNIDARFKIEVDSIKQEGDIFVLRTTNGDELTARFIVISIGKMGVPNKPSYPIPLDIRNKVFFNANSINDNDKVLVVGGGNSAVEYAYFLAQSNDTTLNYRRNEFGRINDTNKDLLYKSIDEGKLKTKLGIDITNLEVQDGKPKVNFTDGSTEVFDKIIYAIGGVAPIDFLKKCGLELDSAGVPIVSSSCESSIKNVFVSGDLLFKSGGSIAHALNNGFDIVTEIHKRIKE is encoded by the coding sequence ATGGAAAATAAAATTTACAATATAGCTATAGTTGGCGGCGGACCAGGTGGGATTGCAGCTGCTGTTGAGAGTGTGATTTTAAAAATTGATGATGTTATTTTGCTTGAAAAAGGTGAAAATCATTCAACTACAATTAGAAAATTTTATAAAGATAAAAAAAGAGTTGATAAAGATTATAAAGGTGTAAAAGTAGATTTAGGTGGAAATATACGTTTTATGGATGGAACAAAAGAAAGCACTCTTGATTTATTTGATGAGATGTTATCAAAAAACAATATTGATGCAAGATTCAAAATAGAAGTTGATAGCATAAAACAAGAAGGTGATATTTTTGTTTTACGCACTACAAATGGCGATGAATTAACAGCAAGATTTATTGTAATATCTATTGGTAAAATGGGCGTCCCAAATAAGCCATCATATCCTATTCCGCTTGATATTAGAAACAAAGTTTTTTTCAATGCAAATTCTATAAATGATAATGACAAAGTGCTTGTTGTTGGTGGTGGAAATTCTGCTGTTGAATATGCATATTTTTTAGCCCAAAGCAATGATACAACGCTAAATTATAGACGAAATGAATTTGGCAGAATCAATGATACAAACAAAGATTTACTATATAAAAGTATCGATGAAGGCAAGCTAAAAACAAAGCTAGGCATTGATATCACAAATCTTGAAGTTCAAGATGGAAAGCCAAAAGTCAATTTTACAGATGGGAGTACTGAAGTATTTGATAAAATAATCTATGCAATCGGTGGAGTTGCACCTATTGATTTCTTGAAAAAATGTGGATTGGAGCTAGATTCTGCTGGTGTGCCAATAGTTAGTAGCTCTTGCGAGAGTTCTATAAAAAATGTATTTGTATCTGGAGATTTATTGTTTAAATCTGGTGGTTCTATCGCTCATGCATTAAATAATGGATTTGATATTGTTACAGAAATACATAAAAGAATAAAAGAATAA
- the rpmB gene encoding 50S ribosomal protein L28 — protein sequence MAKKCFFSGKSPMVGNNVSHANNKTKNRLYPNLRTIRVTLDDGSKVKLKVAASTLRTMKKSS from the coding sequence ATGGCAAAAAAATGTTTTTTTAGTGGTAAATCGCCTATGGTTGGTAATAATGTAAGCCATGCAAACAATAAAACAAAAAATAGACTTTATCCAAATTTAAGAACAATTAGAGTTACACTTGATGATGGAAGTAAAGTAAAATTAAAAGTCGCAGCTTCTACTCTTAGAACTATGAAAAAAAGTTCTTAA
- a CDS encoding TrkA family potassium uptake protein, with amino-acid sequence MSKLLWFLNFDNSKKPDIDLTPELLSELSRFRFPFVVVQIFLVIGTLGYLALEDYTLIEAFFQTTYTFTNTGFGALKEHQFSPITIIFTTILMVIGAATITFCVAIVVNVIMGGKLISIIKEIKMINKIARLKNHYVIFYHNEFSIQLAEQFLQAQIPFVVIDPDKDFEKEAIKYRYPYYINNDPHLIDTILKSHLSSAKGAVIFSKNITENIALIVSIRLYEKELKRHSYNIISIANNNEEISRLNKIGANYIISPTNLTAQRISSIIIQPGSENIIEHFMSKKENSLSLEEVVVPRYSWLVLKKLKEAHLREVTKATVIGMEQKDGKYISMPTGDTIITSECKLLIIGNSSHIRQTKRIIMKKEKPEELKYV; translated from the coding sequence ATGTCTAAGTTATTATGGTTTTTAAACTTTGATAATAGCAAAAAGCCAGATATTGATTTAACTCCAGAACTCTTAAGCGAATTATCTCGTTTTAGATTCCCATTTGTAGTCGTCCAAATATTTTTAGTTATTGGCACACTTGGATATTTAGCATTAGAAGATTACACACTAATTGAAGCTTTTTTTCAAACTACATATACATTTACAAATACAGGCTTTGGTGCATTAAAAGAACATCAATTTAGTCCAATTACTATCATTTTTACAACAATTTTGATGGTAATTGGTGCAGCTACAATTACATTTTGTGTTGCGATAGTTGTAAATGTAATTATGGGTGGAAAACTAATATCCATAATCAAGGAAATAAAGATGATTAATAAAATAGCAAGACTTAAAAATCACTATGTAATTTTTTATCATAATGAATTTTCAATCCAGCTAGCCGAGCAATTCTTACAGGCACAGATTCCATTTGTAGTTATTGACCCAGATAAAGATTTTGAAAAAGAAGCGATAAAATATAGATATCCTTATTATATAAATAATGATCCACATTTAATAGATACGATATTAAAATCTCACTTATCATCCGCAAAAGGTGCTGTTATATTTTCTAAAAATATTACTGAAAACATAGCACTTATTGTATCTATTAGATTATATGAAAAAGAATTAAAACGACATTCTTACAATATCATATCAATCGCAAATAACAATGAAGAAATAAGCAGACTAAATAAAATTGGTGCAAATTATATAATCTCACCTACAAATCTAACCGCCCAAAGAATTAGCTCTATTATCATACAACCTGGTAGTGAAAATATCATAGAACACTTTATGAGTAAAAAAGAAAATTCTCTAAGCCTTGAGGAAGTTGTAGTGCCTAGATATAGTTGGCTTGTCCTAAAAAAATTAAAAGAAGCTCATTTAAGAGAGGTGACAAAAGCAACCGTGATTGGAATGGAGCAAAAAGATGGCAAATATATCTCAATGCCAACAGGCGATACAATCATAACAAGCGAATGCAAATTGCTTATCATAGGAAATTCAAGCCATATAAGACAGACAAAAAGAATTATTATGAAAAAAGAAAAACCAGAGGAATTAAAATATGTTTGA
- the argJ gene encoding bifunctional glutamate N-acetyltransferase/amino-acid acetyltransferase ArgJ, with product MFDIIPLSGGISVVDGIYCDGVHCGLKANNALDLAFIYSDTMLDVESIFTNNIFKAAPIEYYLRNTKGKQSNFVLINTKNANAMTGDKGIDDVGEVLNALESKFKNIKNPIFSSTGVIGQYLPKEKILSGFNLFNLESKNHTNASNAILTTDRFSKEVAFRVDLKDSSFKIGAMAKGAGMINPAMATMLCFITTDANIPKDDMKELLNDCAKNTFNAISVDGDTSTNDSVFLMTNKKSNAYNKEAFKMALDLVMKKLSLDILKDGEGSSKVVAFEVIGAKNDNEAMICAKALSNSLLVKTALFGGDPNWGRIASTIGSCGIYADPNTLKIYIGDVIVYDCQKIYFESEEKTAKIMQMQDFKITCDLGVGNGKFIAYGCDLGYKYVEINSDYRS from the coding sequence ATGTTTGATATTATCCCGCTTAGTGGTGGAATTAGCGTAGTTGATGGAATCTATTGTGATGGCGTACATTGTGGATTAAAAGCAAATAATGCACTTGATTTAGCATTTATTTATAGTGATACAATGCTAGATGTAGAATCTATTTTTACAAATAATATCTTTAAAGCTGCCCCAATAGAGTATTATCTAAGAAACACAAAAGGCAAACAAAGTAATTTTGTCCTAATCAATACAAAAAATGCAAATGCAATGACAGGCGATAAAGGCATAGATGATGTAGGTGAAGTATTAAACGCACTAGAATCTAAATTTAAAAATATAAAAAATCCTATTTTTTCTAGCACAGGCGTGATTGGTCAATACTTGCCAAAAGAAAAAATCCTAAGTGGCTTTAATCTATTTAATCTAGAATCCAAAAATCATACAAATGCTTCAAATGCAATTCTTACAACAGATAGATTTAGTAAAGAAGTCGCATTTAGAGTAGATTTAAAAGATTCTAGCTTTAAGATTGGTGCAATGGCAAAAGGTGCGGGAATGATAAATCCTGCTATGGCAACAATGCTATGTTTTATTACAACAGATGCAAATATACCAAAAGATGATATGAAAGAATTGCTAAATGATTGTGCTAAAAATACTTTTAATGCAATTAGTGTAGATGGGGATACAAGCACAAATGATAGTGTATTTTTGATGACAAATAAAAAATCAAATGCCTATAACAAAGAGGCTTTCAAGATGGCATTAGATTTAGTGATGAAAAAACTCTCACTTGATATACTAAAAGATGGCGAGGGTAGCTCTAAAGTCGTAGCATTTGAGGTAATAGGTGCAAAAAATGATAATGAAGCAATGATTTGTGCAAAAGCACTATCAAATTCATTATTAGTAAAAACTGCTCTTTTTGGTGGCGACCCAAATTGGGGGAGAATAGCTTCTACTATTGGTTCATGTGGAATCTATGCAGATCCAAATACACTAAAAATATATATTGGTGATGTTATTGTATATGATTGTCAAAAAATATATTTTGAGAGTGAAGAGAAAACTGCAAAAATTATGCAAATGCAAGATTTTAAGATTACTTGTGATTTGGGTGTAGGAAATGGTAAATTTATCGCGTATGGCTGTGATCTTGGCTATAAATATGTAGAGATAAATTCAGATTATAGAAGCTAA
- the holA gene encoding DNA polymerase III subunit delta, which translates to MYKKDLDNLLKSSIPKASFLYGECDFLIDYYGKKIKNLIIKNGDIDVFLFYFDEYNKNAIIDIFSQQSLFATSSLVCIKIDSTKIKKGKNNDFKELLDILKNNPQNYLIIEFYNNGSQSYAKDSKAIALYFNNNNFINTRFFKPNTKEALEILQDSAKLFKININQINLAYLYELQNQELGICVNELQKFSVFDREITKSDIDTLSYGLFTNTIDELCDAMLSRREYIKILIKLEEHGIADMEIINTMHMYFYRLFLFFSHIKINGTYNSKDVLGYALPKNIEDKYVQFATRLRESQYLEIFKTLNNWRLFSINGKDKNYLPNLIKIQAIIK; encoded by the coding sequence ATGTATAAAAAAGATTTAGATAATCTCTTAAAATCTAGCATCCCAAAAGCTAGCTTTTTATATGGAGAATGTGATTTTTTAATCGATTATTATGGGAAAAAAATCAAAAATTTGATAATAAAAAATGGTGATATAGATGTATTTTTGTTTTATTTTGATGAATATAATAAAAATGCAATAATTGACATATTTAGTCAACAATCGCTATTTGCAACTTCTAGCCTTGTTTGTATAAAAATAGATTCTACAAAAATAAAAAAAGGTAAAAATAATGATTTCAAAGAATTGTTAGATATTTTAAAAAATAATCCACAAAATTATTTAATAATAGAGTTTTATAATAATGGCTCACAAAGCTATGCAAAAGATTCAAAAGCAATAGCCTTGTATTTTAATAATAATAATTTTATAAATACTAGATTCTTCAAACCAAATACAAAAGAGGCGCTGGAAATCCTGCAAGATTCTGCAAAATTATTTAAAATAAATATCAATCAAATAAATTTAGCATATTTATATGAACTACAAAATCAAGAACTTGGAATCTGCGTCAATGAATTGCAAAAATTTAGTGTTTTTGATAGAGAGATAACAAAATCTGATATTGACACGCTAAGCTATGGGCTTTTTACAAATACGATAGATGAATTATGCGATGCTATGCTCTCAAGAAGGGAGTATATAAAGATTCTAATCAAACTCGAAGAACACGGGATTGCTGATATGGAAATCATAAATACAATGCATATGTATTTTTATAGATTATTTCTATTTTTTTCTCATATTAAGATAAATGGTACATATAATTCAAAAGATGTGCTTGGATATGCTTTACCAAAAAATATAGAAGATAAATATGTTCAATTTGCTACAAGACTGCGAGAATCTCAATATTTAGAAATATTTAAAACATTAAATAATTGGCGGCTTTTTAGTATCAATGGTAAGGATAAAAACTATCTACCAAATTTAATAAAAATTCAAGCAATAATTAAATAA
- the rpsF gene encoding 30S ribosomal protein S6, producing the protein MRYYETMFILKPTLTQEEIDAKIEFFKNILLNNDASIDGCINMGMRNLAYEIKKNKRGYYYVIYFKANSNLIAELERNYRITEDILRFIVINYKNKREQKTWQTLVDISNGKPDPRKQKPKLKTKPQEAKIEDNKIEEQKVQEETQDSTPESSNTEA; encoded by the coding sequence ATGCGATACTACGAGACTATGTTTATTTTAAAACCTACTCTAACTCAAGAAGAAATCGATGCAAAAATTGAATTCTTCAAAAATATACTACTAAATAATGATGCTAGCATTGATGGTTGTATAAATATGGGCATGAGGAATCTTGCTTACGAGATTAAAAAAAATAAACGTGGATATTATTATGTGATTTATTTTAAAGCTAATAGTAATCTTATTGCTGAATTAGAAAGAAATTATAGAATCACAGAAGATATACTAAGATTTATTGTTATCAACTACAAAAATAAAAGAGAGCAAAAAACTTGGCAAACTTTAGTTGATATTTCAAATGGCAAGCCAGACCCAAGAAAACAAAAGCCAAAATTAAAGACTAAACCTCAAGAAGCAAAGATAGAAGATAACAAAATAGAAGAGCAAAAAGTGCAAGAAGAAACACAAGATTCTACACCAGAATCTTCTAATACAGAGGCATAA
- a CDS encoding single-stranded DNA-binding protein, translating into MFNKVIIVGNLTRDVELKYLPSGSAAATIGLASNRKFKKQDGTMADETCFVDVKLFGRTAEVANQYLKKGSQILIEGRLTLETWNDATGAKRSKHSIVAENMQMLGKAQSADTSSYDANNSMQDYQSQNTMENGRNIQVDINEDEIPF; encoded by the coding sequence ATGTTTAATAAAGTCATAATAGTTGGTAACCTCACTAGAGATGTAGAATTAAAATATTTGCCTAGTGGAAGTGCTGCAGCTACAATAGGGCTTGCTTCAAATAGAAAGTTTAAAAAACAAGATGGAACGATGGCAGATGAAACTTGTTTTGTAGATGTAAAGCTATTTGGAAGAACAGCAGAAGTTGCAAATCAATACCTAAAAAAAGGCTCACAAATTCTAATAGAAGGAAGGCTTACCCTAGAAACATGGAATGACGCAACTGGTGCCAAACGAAGCAAACATAGTATAGTAGCAGAAAATATGCAAATGCTAGGTAAAGCACAAAGTGCCGATACATCAAGCTATGATGCAAATAATTCTATGCAAGATTATCAAAGCCAAAATACTATGGAAAACGGAAGAAATATACAAGTTGATATAAATGAAGATGAAATACCATTTTAA
- the rpsR gene encoding 30S ribosomal protein S18, which produces MNEKKRYSKRYCRYTEAKLEFIDYKDIEMLKYSLSERYKIMPRRLTGNTKKWQERVEVAIKRARHMALIPYIIDTKNVVDNPFKIG; this is translated from the coding sequence ATGAATGAGAAAAAAAGATATTCAAAAAGATACTGCAGATACACAGAAGCAAAACTAGAATTTATCGATTATAAAGATATAGAAATGCTTAAATATTCTCTATCAGAGAGATATAAAATTATGCCAAGAAGACTAACAGGAAATACAAAAAAATGGCAAGAAAGAGTTGAAGTAGCGATAAAAAGAGCAAGACATATGGCACTAATTCCATATATCATTGATACTAAAAATGTAGTAGATAATCCATTTAAAATAGGATAA
- a CDS encoding glycosyltransferase family A protein: MPKFSIIVPMYKAEHHIKIALDSCVNQSFQDIEVIIINDNEYGGGVQADIAIAQQYASTYPFVKLFHNPKNLGPFLSRNSGALQSNGEYLLFLDCDDYLDLNACESLSNALDSSRDFQTPDIIGFNFFKQENKTFYKDTLFTQDSYFTAKQFWLYLFSQKKCYWNLCNKAYKKSTYLDALKSMDLQDKVLMAEDTFAFLALLCQAKNVQTLSSALYYYTQNPHSITQRTDKSKFEQSIKYHKLILHKISNLSITQSLDKQFLCKIFSYDLYCTLLNEMRIYRGNTLFYIYSNIQKKLLRFKRKIALKKLKQY; this comes from the coding sequence ATGCCCAAGTTTTCAATCATTGTGCCAATGTATAAAGCAGAGCATCACATAAAAATAGCACTAGATTCTTGCGTCAATCAAAGTTTTCAAGATATTGAAGTTATCATTATTAATGATAATGAATATGGGGGGGGGGTGCAAGCTGATATAGCAATCGCACAACAATATGCCTCTACTTATCCTTTTGTAAAACTCTTTCATAATCCAAAAAATCTTGGACCTTTTCTCTCTCGTAACAGCGGCGCACTACAATCAAATGGTGAATATCTTTTGTTTTTAGATTGTGATGATTATTTGGATTTAAATGCTTGTGAGAGTTTATCTAATGCTTTGGATTCTTCAAGAGATTTTCAAACTCCTGATATTATAGGCTTTAATTTCTTTAAGCAAGAAAATAAAACTTTTTATAAAGACACACTTTTTACGCAAGATAGCTATTTCACCGCTAAGCAGTTTTGGCTCTATCTATTTTCACAGAAAAAATGTTATTGGAATCTTTGTAATAAAGCTTACAAAAAGTCCACCTATCTTGATGCCCTAAAAAGTATGGACTTACAAGATAAAGTGCTAATGGCAGAAGATACTTTTGCGTTTCTTGCACTTTTGTGTCAAGCTAAAAATGTGCAAACACTAAGCTCTGCGCTTTATTATTACACACAAAATCCCCACTCTATAACCCAACGCACTGACAAATCAAAGTTTGAACAAAGCATAAAATATCACAAACTCATCTTGCATAAAATCTCTAATCTTTCTATTACGCAATCTTTGGATAAGCAATTTTTATGTAAGATTTTCTCTTATGATTTATACTGCACACTTCTTAATGAAATGCGAATATACAGAGGTAATACGCTTTTTTATATCTACTCAAATATACAAAAAAAGCTCTTAAGATTTAAGCGCAAAATTGCACTTAAAAAATTAAAACAATATTAA
- the miaA gene encoding tRNA (adenosine(37)-N6)-dimethylallyltransferase MiaA, whose protein sequence is MLAIIGSTASGKSALAFYLASKYKLDIFSIDSLSIYKYIDIASAKPSKAELSQIKHYGIDVLNPDEKCNAKLFFDLLNSLSQKRLIIVGGSSFYLKSIIDGLSKIPQQNKEISKYVESLNKYEAYQLLTKIDETYTSKIHKNDTYRIAKGLEIYLLTGKSPSVFFMENKKEKLNIEIKIFELIKPKEILIKDIESRTKAMYENGLIDEVQNLISSYPSSQTLKAIGIKEIISFLDSKITKEQSKELIIKNTIQLAKRQRTFNRTQFCDIFRGDFVEVKKAIEESLDKNI, encoded by the coding sequence ATGCTAGCTATCATAGGTTCGACTGCAAGCGGTAAAAGTGCCCTTGCATTTTACCTAGCATCTAAATATAAACTTGATATCTTTTCAATAGATTCTCTTAGTATTTATAAGTATATTGATATTGCTTCTGCAAAACCAAGCAAGGCTGAATTAAGCCAAATTAAGCATTATGGTATTGATGTGCTAAATCCAGATGAAAAATGTAATGCAAAATTATTTTTTGACTTGCTAAATAGCTTGTCTCAAAAAAGGTTAATTATCGTAGGAGGCAGTAGCTTTTATTTAAAATCAATAATAGATGGATTATCAAAGATTCCACAACAAAATAAAGAAATTAGCAAATATGTAGAATCTTTAAATAAATACGAAGCCTATCAATTATTGACAAAAATTGATGAAACTTACACATCAAAGATTCATAAAAATGACACATATAGGATAGCAAAGGGTTTAGAGATTTATCTTCTTACGGGTAAAAGCCCAAGTGTATTTTTTATGGAAAATAAAAAAGAAAAACTAAATATAGAAATAAAGATTTTTGAATTGATAAAACCAAAAGAAATTTTGATAAAAGATATAGAATCTAGAACTAAAGCTATGTATGAAAATGGATTGATAGATGAGGTGCAGAATCTTATTTCATCTTATCCAAGCTCACAAACGCTAAAAGCAATCGGTATAAAAGAAATCATCTCTTTTTTGGATTCTAAGATTACAAAAGAGCAAAGCAAAGAACTTATCATAAAAAACACAATACAACTAGCAAAGCGACAAAGGACTTTTAATAGGACACAATTTTGCGATATTTTTCGCGGTGATTTTGTAGAAGTAAAAAAAGCAATAGAAGAATCTCTGGATAAAAATATATAG